In a single window of the Gossypium hirsutum isolate 1008001.06 chromosome A13, Gossypium_hirsutum_v2.1, whole genome shotgun sequence genome:
- the LOC107913518 gene encoding histidine kinase 4 gives MGLKLQQSYHHSVTLKVNEQMGTKRGYTFIQANRAWLPKFLLLWVMVMAFLSTWIYKKMDADNKVRRKEVLSSMCDQRARMLQDQFSVSVNHVHALAILVSTFHYYKDPSAIDQETFAEYTARTAFERPLLSGVAYAERVVHSEREKFERQHGWTIKTMKREPSPIRDEYAPVIFSQETVSYIESLDMMSGEEDRENILRARATGKAVLTSPFRLLGSHHLGVVLTFPVYKSKLPPSPTEQERIEATAGYLGGAFDVESLVENLLGQLAGNQAILVNVYDITNSSDHLIMYGHQNQDGDLALLHESKLDFGDPFRKHQMICRYHQKAPTSWTALTTAFLFFVICLLVGYILYGAAIHIVKVEDDFHEMEELKVRAEAADVAKSQFLATVSHEIRTPMNGILGMLALLLDTDLSSTQRDYAQTAQVCGKALITLINEVLDRAKIEAGKLELETVPFDLRSILDDVLSLFSEKSRNKGVELAVFVSDKVPEMVMGDPGRFRQIITNLVGNSVKFTERGHIFVKVHLAENPKPMEGPKAETCLNGGSDEDALVSGARQFKTLSGYEAADERNSWDSLKHLVADEELRYDASVKMKAADEASQSVTLMVSVEDTGIGIPLIAQDRVFMPFMQADSSTSRNYGGTGIGLSITKCLVELMGGHISFISRPQVGSTFSFTTVFGRCKRASFSDTKKPNAEDLPSGFRGLKAVVVDGKPVRAAVTRYHLKRLGMLVEFANSVKIAASACGKNGSSCGSKTQPDIVLVEKDSWLSGEDGGLSLRTLDRQQNGHVLKSPKMILLATNITNAELEKAKAAGFADTTIMKPLRASMVAACLQQVLGTGKKRQPGRGMLNGSSVLGSLLCGKKILVVDDNMVNRRVAAGALKKFGAAVECAESGKAALKLLQLPHSFDACFMDIQMPEMDGFEATRRIRMMESQANEQMNGGTEEGSIRTGEWHIPILAMTADVIHATYDECLKCGMDGYVSKPFEEENLYLAVAKFFKTKPISDS, from the exons ATGGGTCTTAAGTTGCAACAGAGCTACCACCACTCAGTGACTCTGAAAGTGAATGAACAAATGGGGACCAAAAGAGGGTACACATTTATTCAAGCTAACAGGGCTTGGTTACCAAAATTTTTGTTGCTTTGGGTAATGGTGATGGCTTTTCTCAGCACTTGGATCTACAAAAAGATGGATGCTGACAACAAAGTAAGGAGGAAGGAGGTGTTGAGTAGCATGTGTGATCAAAGGGCAAGGATGTTGCAGGATCAATTCAGTGTTAGTGTTAACCATGTTCATGCCCTGGCCATTCTTGTCTCCACTTTTCATTACTACAAGGATCCATCTGCTATTGATCAG GAGACTTTTGCGGAGTACACTGCTAGAACTGCATTTGAGAGGCCATTGCTTAGTGGGGTGGCCTATGCAGAAAGAGTAGTTCATTCTGAGAGGGAGAAATTTGAGAGGCAGCATGGGTGGACAATAAAGACAATGAAGAGGGAACCTTCTCCTATTCGAGATGAATATGCCCCCGTGATTTTCTCTCAAGAAACTGTTTCTTACATCGAATCGCTTGACATGATGTCGGGGGAG GAGGATCGAGAAAACATATTAAGGGCTAGGGCTACTGGGAAAGCTGTCCTAACTAGCCCCTTCAGGTTACTGGGCTCTCATCATCTTGGTGTTGTGTTGACATTCCCTGTTTACAAATCCAAGCTCCCGCCGAGTCCGACTGAGCAAGAGCGCATTGAAGCAACTGCTGG ATACCTTGGTGGAGCATTTGATGTGGAGTCACTTGTGGAGAATTTACTTGGGCAACTTGCTGGAAATCAGGCAATTCTAGTGAATGTATATGATATTACTAATTCTTCTGATCACTTGATCATGTATGGTCACCAAAATCAAGATGGTGACCTGGCTTTATTGCATGAAAGCAAGCTTGATTTTGGAGATCCATTCAGGAAGCATCAGATGATATGTAG ATATCATCAGAAGGCACCCACATCATGGACTGCGCTGACCACGGCCTTCTTATTCTTCGTGATCTGCTTATTGGTTGGCTATATCTTATATGGTGCAGCAATACACATTGTTAAAGTTGAAGATGATTTCCATGAAATGGAAGAGCTTAAGGTTCGAGCAGAAGCTGCTGATGTGGCCAAATCACAG TTTTTGGCAACAGTTTCTCATGAAATCAGGACTCCCATGAATGGCATCCTTG GGATGCTTGCTTTGCTTTTAGATACTGATTTAAGTTCAACACAAAGGGATTATGCTCAAACTGCTCAAGTCTGTGGAAAGGCACTGATAACATTGATAAATGAGGTGCTTGACCGTGCTAAAATTGAAGCTGGAAAGTTGGAGCTGGAAACTGTCCCCTTTGACCTTCGGTCTATCCTAGATGATGTGCTCTCTTTATTTTCTGAGAAGTCTAGAAACAAAGGTGTTGAG CTAGCAGTGTTTGTTTCTGATAAAGTTCCAGAAATGGTGATGGGGGATCCAGGGAGATTTAGACAGATAATTACGAATCTTGTTGGGAACTCTGTTAAA TTCACAGAACGGGGGCACATATTTGTCAAAGTCCATCTAGCTGAAAACCCGAAGCCTATGGAAGGTCCTAAAGCTGAAACTTGTTTGAATGGAGGGTCAGATGAAGATGCATTGGTATCAGGTGCTCGCCAGTTTAAAACCTTGAGTGGTTATGAAGCTGCTGATGAGCGGAACAGTTGGGATTCCTTAAAGCATTTAGTTGCTGATGAAGAATTGCGATATGATGCCTCAGTAAAAATGAAAGCTGCTGATGAAGCTTCTCAGAGTGTCACTTTGATGGTATCTGTGGAAGATACTGGCATTGGGATCCCTTTGATCGCCCAGGACAGGGTTTTCATGCCCTTTATGCAGGCGGATAGCTCAACCTCTAGAAATTATGGTGGGACTGGCATAGGCCTGAGCATTACTAAGTGTTTGGTTGAGCTAATGGGTGGTCACATAAGCTTCATCAGCAGACCACAAGTTGGAAGCACATTCTCATTCACCACGGTCTTTGGGAGGTGTAAAAGAGCTTCATTTAGTGATACAAAAAAACCCAATGCTGAAGATCTTCCATCTGGTTTCAGAGGATTGAAAGCTGTGGTAGTTGATGGAAAACCAGTTAGAGCTGCTGTAACTCGATACCACTTGAAGAGGCTTGGCATGCTGGTTGAATTTGCAAATAGTGTCAAAATAGCTGCTTCTGCTTGTGGTAAAAATGGTTCTTCATGCGG AAGTAAAACTCAACCGGATATAGTTCTTGTTGAGAAGGATTCATGGCTTTCTGGTGAGGATGGTGGTTTGAGCTTACGAACGTTGGACAGGCAGCAAAACGGACACGTGTTGAAGTCGCCAAAGATGATTCTTCTTGCGACAAATATTACTAATGCTGAACTCGAGAAAGCAAAGGCAGCAGGTTTTGCAGATACTACAATTATGAAACCTTTGAGGGCAAGTATGGTGGCTGCATGTCTTCAGCAGGTGCTTGGGACAGGGAAGAAGAGGCAGCCTGGAAGAGGCATGCTGAATGGATCGTCTGTCCTTGGGAGTCTTCTTTGTGGAAAGAAAATATTAGTAGTTGATGACAATATGGTAAACCGGAGAGTTGCTGCTGGTGCATTGAAAAAGTTTGGAGCTGCCGTAGAATGTGCTGAAAGTGGAAAAGCTGCACTTAAATTGCTTCAACTTCCACACAGTTTTGACGCTTGCTTCATGGATATTCAGATGCCCGAAATGGATGG GTTTGAGGCAACTCGTCGAATTCGAATGATGGAGAGTCAGGCAAATGAACAGATGAACGGAGGGACAGAAGAAGGGTCTATCAGGACTGGTGAGTGGCATATCCCGATATTAGCCATGACAGCTGATGTAATTCACGCCACCTATGACGAGTGCCTGAAATGTGGGATGGATGGATACGTCTCAAAGCCCTTTGAGGAGGAAAACCTTTACCTGGCTGTAGCAAAGTTCTTCAAAACGAAACCCATCTCGGACTCATAG